The following proteins are co-located in the Eleginops maclovinus isolate JMC-PN-2008 ecotype Puerto Natales chromosome 1, JC_Emac_rtc_rv5, whole genome shotgun sequence genome:
- the mical1 gene encoding F-actin-monooxygenase mical1: MANQDPDNPSHATFENFVQAQTCKDVKHHFSVLCKQLSINPKEFGSFYIKLKEKLNYWKAKALWKRLDQRAAHVDYQQGKVCTKNKCLVLGAGPCGLRTAIELALLGAQVVVLEKRESFSRNNVLHLWPYTIYDLRSLGAKKFYGKFCTGSLDHICIRQLQLILLKVSLLFGVEVHTGVEFQGLIEPSGENGWMAKLQPGSHPASTFEFDVFISAGGGRFVPDGFRHKELRGKLAIGITTNFINRHTAEEAQVAEISGVARIYNQKFFQELHTEMGIDLENIVYYKDDTHYFVMTAKKQSLLKKGVIKQDFSEAEQLLAPANVDEEALRCYAYDAASFSTGGKLPDLQFAPNHAGKPDVAMFDFTCMHRAENASLVREKRGKKLLMALVGDCLVEPFWPLGTGIARGFLASFDTAWMVRSWGLGTPHLKVLAERESIYQVLSQTTPENTMKNYVSYSIDPKTRYKRVNLSSIQPHQVQHLYLVDKSIPASKKQNRFSYLPQDSVNGFEELLKWCQKNTAGYKSVDVKDFTQSWRSGLALCALIHHFGPRLIDMSALDESSAVHNNQLAFSILEKELGIPPVMAVSDLANNGQIDKLSMVLYLTQVQKAFTVPAKDPAASLSPAKPLTLSTTQSAVFFLNKLKHNSLQRRKEKLASLKKERDTTMEDEDSTVVLPVSPEHSPSPAPALALAPEPEPEPEPEPEACVSLTNSDECYFCGHRVYVLERVSAEGKFFHRSCFTCHRCSITLRLGGYTFDQNTGRFYCELHSEELELQNGAETSRKDSEGNHKTTNEDNRLSSEDYTPSPSDEEYEHTLDSGPSIHLSTPTDPPSIAAAPAAAATEEETVPHPVPKPRKSQLPPSPQTSAPVAKPRTVTIFKPSTPERQPSPTPTEEISKAAPDSRPKQSLRKLKLSAEEKSQLVNLQSLSVDSDSETPGGSSSCSSSSATAGGTSPPKPEDGQEEEGYWSGSTASHMREKRHRRCFRRKEMPGGQARVRSKFSPWNLSSPRINRDSRLSVLVNHPGHVEMTFRDGANEGYDDDEDDDDEYEMLERDDADLFEEKFQTLPAEKMELKKMRTLERRAKTSELQRLRKAQSIQRRLEEIEVTFKELEDKGVVLERTLRDEAGSNGSPDMIEHWIQLVHEKNSLVTEESDLMVASRQLELEDKQSMLELELRKYMEMNDKTPEQHTEEERVLQQMLEVVDMRDSLVSFLEEKRLTEIGEEQEAFSIKEAKRHSKGGAQVHWA; encoded by the exons ATGGCGAACCAGGACCCCGACAACCCTTCACACGCCACCTTTGAGAACTTCGTCCAAGCCCAGACTTGTAAGGATGTGAAGCATCACTTCTCCGTGCTCTGCAAGCAGCTGAGCATCAATCCTAAGGAGTTCGGGAGTTTCTACATCAAGTTAAAAGAAAAGCTAAACTACTGGAAGGCCAAAGCCCTGTGGAAGAGGCTGGACCAGAGAGCTGCTCACGTGGATTACCAGCAAGGAAAAGTCTGCACCAAGAACAAG TGCCTGGTGTTGGGTGCGGGGCCATGTGGGCTGAGAACGGCCATCGAGCTGGCACTGCTGGGGGCTCAGGTGGTGGTGCTGGAGAAGAGAGAGTCTTTCTCCAGGAACAATGTCCTCCACCTGTGGCCCTACACCATCTACGACCTCCGCAGTCTCGGAGCCAAGAAGTTCTACGGCAAATTCTGCACGGGCTCCCTGGATCACATCT gcaTCCGTCAGCTACAGTTGATCCTGTTGAAGGTGTCCCTTCTCTTCGGGGTGGAGGTGCACACAGGAGTGGAGTTTCAGGGCTTGATTGAGCCCTCAGGAGAAAATG gttgGATGGCCAAGCTGCAGCCTGGTTCTCACCCTGCTTCAACTTTCGAGTTTGACGTCTTTATCTCCGCCGGAGGAGGCCGGTTTGTCCCTGATG GTTTCAGGCACAAAGAGCTGAGAGGCAAGCTGGCGATCGGCATCACAACCAACTTCATCAACAGACACACGGCTGAAGAAGCGCAGGTAGCAGAGATCAGCGGCGTGGCTCGCATCTACAACCAGAAGTTCTTCCAGGAGCTGCACACTGAGATGG GTATTGATCTGGAGAATATTGTCTACTACAAGGATGACACCCACTACTTTGTCATGACTGCCAAGAAGCAGAGCCTGCTGAAGAAGGGGGTCATTAAACAG GACTTCAGCGAGGCCGAGCAGCTGCTGGCTCCTGCAAACGTGGATGAAGAGGCTTTGCGTTGCTATGCATATGATGCCGCCTCCTTCTCCACAGGGGGTAAACTGCCTGACCTCCAATTTGCTCCCAACCATGCGGGTAAGCCAGATGTGGCCATGTTCGACTTCACCTGCATGCACCGTGCAGAGAATGCCTCTCTGGTCCGGGAGAAGAGGGGCAAGAAGCTGCTGATGGCTCTGGTTGGAGATTGCCTGGTGGAG CCTTTCTGGCCTCTGGGCACCGGCATCGCTCGGGGGTTTCTCGCCTCTTTTGACACGGCGTGGATGGTGAGGAGCTGGGGCCTGGGGACCCCACATCTCAAAGTCCTGGCTGAGCG AGAAAGTATCTACCAGGTCCTGTCCCAGACCACACCAGAAAACACCATGAAAAACTACGTCAGTTACAGCATCGACCCCAAAACGCGGTACAAGAGAGTCAATCTGTCCTCCATCCAGCCCCACCAG gtGCAGCACCTGTATCTCGTTGATAAATCCATTCCAGCGAGCAAGAAACAGAACAGGTTCTCTTACCTGCCTCAAG ATTCTGTCAACGGTTTTGAGGAGTTGTTGAAATGGTGCCAGAAGAACACAGCGGGTTATAAGAGTGTGGATGTGAAAGATTTCACACAATCCTGGAGGTCCGGGCTGGCTCTGTGCGCTCTCATCCACCACTTCGGACCTAGGCTCAT TGACATGTCCGCCCTGGATGAGTCCAGCGCTGTTCACAACAACCAACTGGCCTTCAGCATTTTGGAGAAGGAGCTGGGCATCCCGCCTGTCATGGCTGTCAGTGACTTAGCCAACAACGGTCAGATAGACAAGTTGTCCATGGTCCTCTATCTCACCCAGGTCCAGAAGGCCTTCACCGTGCCTGCAAAAG ACCCTGCAGCCTCCCTGTCGCCGGCCAAGCCTCTGACTCTCTCCACGACACAGTCCGCTGTCTTCTTCCTGAACAAGCTGAAGCACAACTCCCTGCAAAGACGCAAG GAAAAGCTGGCATCTTTGAAAAAGGAGAGAGATACGACAATGGAAGATGAGGACAGT ACGGTGGTGCTGCCGGTGTCCCCTGAGCACAGTCCTTCACCTGCTCCTGCTCTTGCTCTTGCTCCCGAGCCTGAGCCTGAGCCTGAGCCTGAACCTGAAGCTTGTGTGTCGTTGACCAACAGTGACGAGTGTTACTTCTGTGGACATAGGGTCTACGTGCTGGAGAGAGTCAGTGCTGAGGGCAAGTTCTTCCATCGCAGCTGCTTCACCTGCCATCGCTGCAGCATCACACTCAGACTGGGAGGATACACCTTTGACCAGAATACAG GGAGGTTTTACTGCGAGCTGCACTCTGAAGAGCTGGAGCTGCAAAACGGAGCAGAGACGTCTCGTAAG GATAGCGAAGGGAATCACAAAACAACCAATGAAGACAACAGGCTCTCCAGTGAGGATTATACACCCTCTCCATCCGATGAGGAGTACGAGCACACTCTGGACTCTGGTCCTTCTATTCACTTATCAACTCCCACTGATCCTCCATCTATAGCTGcggctccagcagcagcagccactgAGGAGGAGACCGTGCCACATCCCGTCCCTAAGCCTCGCAAATCACAGCTCCCCCCCAGCCCTCAGACCTCTGCTCCCGTAGCGAAACCTCGCACCGTCACCATCTTCAAACCCTCGACTCCAGAAAGACAACCATCTCCGACTCCGACAGAAGAGATCTCCAAAGCAGCCCCAGACTCTCGCCCTAAGCAGTCGCTACGAAAGCTGAAGCTGAGCGCTGAGGAGAAAAGCCAGCTGGTGAATCTTCAGAGCCTCAGCGTGGACTCGGACTCGGAGACCCCCGGTGGATCGTcatcctgctcctcttcttcgGCTACCGCTGGAGGTACCAGTCCTCCTAAACCAGAGGACGGGCAGGAAGAGGAGGGCTACTGGAGCGGGAGCACCGCGAGTCACATGCGAGAGAAGAGGCACCGGCGCTGCTTCAGGAGGAAAGAGATGCCGGGCGGACAGGCGAGGGTCCGATCCAAGTTCTCCCCGTGGAACCTGTCGTCCCCGAGGATCAACAGAGACAGCCGGCTCAGCGTCCTCGTTAATCATCCGGGGCATGTCG aaATGACGTTCAGAGACGGCGCCAACGAGGGATACGATGACGATGAAGACGATGATGATGAATATGAGATGTTGGAGAGAGACGATGCCGACTTATTTGAAGAGAAA TTCCAGACGCTGCCAGCCGAGAAGATGGAGCTGAAGAAGATGAGGACACTTGAGCGCAGAGCAAAGACGAGTGAATTACAGCGATTGCGCAAAGCTCAG TCCATCCAGAGGAGGCTGGAGGAGATCGAGGTGACCTTCAAGGAGTTGGAGGACAAAGGCGTCGTTCTGGAGCGAACTCTGCGAGACGAGGCTG GCAGCAACGGCTCTCCTGACATGATCGAGCATTGGATCCAGCTCGTCCACGAGAAGAACTCGTTGGTGACGGAGGAGTCTGACCTCATGGTGGC gtCCCggcagctggagctggaggacaAGCAGAGCATGTTGGAGCTGGAGCTCAGGAAATACATGGAGATGAATG ATAAGACGCCTGAGCAGCACACCGAGGAGGAGCGGGTCCTTCAACAGATGCTGGAGGTGGTGGACATGAGGGACTCGCTGGTGTCGTTCCTGGAGGAGAAGAGGCTGACGGAGATCGGCGAGGAGCAGGAGGCCTTCTCCATCAAGGAGGCCAAACGGCACTCGAAGGGCGGAGCTCAGGTCCACTGGGCGTAA